CGAGCCCGACGAACACGATCGCCCAGCCTGGGCCCGGGTAGGGAATGGCGACGATCCCGACGGCAAGAACAGCGAGCCCGACGACGCCGACCACCGCCCGATAGACGAAGTCGGCGACCCGGCGGTGCCTCAGCCGCTCCCGCCGGTCCTTCCACTGGTGCAGGAATCGCTTCACGGTTGACCCGGTTTCAGCAGCACGAACAGCCCTTCGCCGTCGGCCAGCAGGTCGTCGCCGTCGCACAGCCGGATGTCGACGTAGATCTTGCGGCCTTCGGTGCGCACGACACCGGCCTCGACCTGGAGTTCCGTTTCGATGGGCACGATCTTGCGGTAGTTGACGTGCAGGTAGGCGGTGCGTTGATACGGGCCGCCGGTCAGCACGAACGATGTCTTGCCGAGCACCGAGTCGAAGAGGTGGGCGATCAGACCGCCGTGCACGGCGCCGTTGCGGCCCAGGTGGTAGCGGCGGAACCGGGCCCAGCCGCGCAGCCGCCCGTCCTCACCGACCTCTGTCTCGTTGGGAATGGACAGGATGTTGCCCCGCATCGGCAGGTCGGTACGGCGGCCCGATGGTGTGGTCCATTCGTCGGCGTCGTACGGCTTCAGCAGCGCCGACGCCCGCTCGAGGAGGTCGGCGGCCTGTGTGATCACGTCGTCGGGCGCGTCGACGGCGCGGGCGTGGTCCTGCATGTCGCGCACCGCATCGATGAACCGGCCGTAATCGGGGCCGCCCCGGCCCGTCGGCACCGGCGGGTTGAATCCGCCACCGGGATGCAGCGCCGCCGTCATGTCCTCTACCACCTGGTTACCGTATGCGCCCCGGATGCGGGTTGCTCACTTCGAGAGTACGTAACGGATGGCAGGCTGTAGCGGTGAAGCTCAGCGACCTGGCCGGCCGCCCGTTGACCTACGCCGAGGTGGGCGCGACGGCCGCAGGTCTGCCTGCTGGTTACCACCACGTGCGGTTGTCGTCGTGCATCGGCAGCGGGCGGGCACGCTTCGAGCGCGCAGCGGACTCGGTGATGCGCTACGGGATGCTGCGCGGTGCAGGTCTGCGGGTCACCGCCACCACCGAGGTGGCCGAGGTGGGCACCGACGTGCTCGGCAGGCTCGGACCGTTCTCCGCACCGTGTCGGGTGGTGTA
This is a stretch of genomic DNA from Mycobacterium sp. ELW1. It encodes these proteins:
- a CDS encoding PaaI family thioesterase; the encoded protein is MTAALHPGGGFNPPVPTGRGGPDYGRFIDAVRDMQDHARAVDAPDDVITQAADLLERASALLKPYDADEWTTPSGRRTDLPMRGNILSIPNETEVGEDGRLRGWARFRRYHLGRNGAVHGGLIAHLFDSVLGKTSFVLTGGPYQRTAYLHVNYRKIVPIETELQVEAGVVRTEGRKIYVDIRLCDGDDLLADGEGLFVLLKPGQP
- a CDS encoding DUF1990 domain-containing protein, encoding MKLSDLAGRPLTYAEVGATAAGLPAGYHHVRLSSCIGSGRARFERAADSVMRYGMLRGAGLRVTATTEVAEVGTDVLGRLGPFSAPCRVVYVVDETNRRGFAYGSLPGHAVSGEEMFGVRFNPGDESVHAEVVAFSTPATWWSQVGAPVASLVQRVITRRYLSVV